GAAGCGGATGTGCACCACGTGGGTGTCGCCGAACAGGTTGTGCAGGTCGCCGAGCGTTTCCTGGTAGGCGCCGACCAGGAAGGCCGCGAGGTAGTACTCGTCCTGGGCGGTGATGGCATGCAGCTCGAGCGTGCGTTTGACGTCCCGCTGGCTGACGAAGCGGTCTATCTTCCCGTCGGAGTCGCAGGTTATGTCAGCCAGCACGCCCTTGCGCGTCGGACGTTCCGTCAGGCGGTGGATAGGCATGATCGGGAACAGCTGGTCGATGGCCCAGCTGTCGGGCAGCGACTGGAACACCGAGAAATTGCAGAAATAGATGTCGGAGAGGATCGACTCGAGTTCTTCGAGCTCCTCCGGGACTTCATCGAGCTTGCGCGTCAGGTCGCGCACCTTGGCGCAGGTGGCCCAGTAGAGCCGCTCGGCGAGGCCACGCTGCTCGAGCGTCAGCAACCCGAGGTTGAACATCTGCAGGACCTGGTCGCGCGCGGTCTGCGCGTCGTGATAACACTCGACCACGCGGCGCTCGGTCACCGTGCGGTAGGCGTCGAGCAGGTCGCGCACCGGCTGGGGCAGCGCGATGCCGCTTTCCTGGTCTTCCTTGCCCGTGACCTTGAACTGGTCGAGCGCCGAAGTGCCGAGCGTATTGAAGATGAGCACGCTGTGGTGCGCGGCAATGGCGCGGCCCGATTCGCTGACGATCATCGGGTGCTCGATCTTGCGCGTATTGCACACGTTCGCGATGCGATACACCACGTCGTTGGCGTATTCGTTGAGCGTGTAGTTCATCGACGAGGAGAAGTTGGTGCCGCTGCCGTCGTAGTCGACGCCCAGACCGCCACCCACGTCGATGTACTTCAAGCCCGCGCCTAACAACTTGAGCTCCGCGTACACGTGCGCCAGTTCGTTGATGGCGTCCTTCACGCGGCGGATGTCCTGCAACTGGCTACCCGGATGGCAGTGCACGAGCTGCAGGCAGTCGAGCATGCCCTTCTCGCGCAGGATTGCGACCGCCTCGAGGATTTCCGTGATGAACAGGCCGAACTTCGACTTGTCGCCGGCCGAGTCGCGCCACTTGCCGGAGCCTTCGCTCGCCAGCTTGACGCGCACGCCGATGCGCGGCCGCACGTTGTATTTTTCGGCGTACTTGAGGATGGCCGGCAGCTCGCTGAAGTTCTCGACTACCGGGATGATGGTGCGGCCGAGCTTGGTCGCGATGATCACCGCTTCGAGATAGCTGTCGTCCTTGAAACCATTGCAGACGATGAGCCGTTCGGGCGAGTCCGCGGTCATCGTCATGACCGAGAGCAACTCCGGCTTGCTGCCGACTTCGAGCCCGAAGCCGAACGGCTGGCCGTAGCGATACACCTCTTCGACCACCAGCCGCTGCTGGTTCACCTTGATCGGGAACACCGCGGTGTACTTGTTCTGGTAGTCGTTCTCGGCGATCGCCTGCGCGAACGCGCCGTGCAGGTGCTTGAGCCGATGCGCGAGGATGTCGGAGAAGCGCACCACGACGGGCGTCGTGAGCTCACGCTCTTTCAATCCTTGCACGACATCGAACAGGTCGATCTCGCGCGCCTCGTCCATGTCGGGGCGCACCACGAGATGACCGGCCGGATTCACGCAGAAGTAGCCCTTGCCCCAGGCGTTGACCTGGTAGAGCTCTGCGGAGTCGTCGACGGACCAGGCGATGGAGCGTTCACGGCGACCGGGGGCGTCGGGTGAGGAGAGGGGGTTTGGATCGGCTGCCACGTTGGCGCGCACGATACCAAATAGGTCTTGCAAGTAAACGTCGGAAAACTATGCGCGCACTAGTAGAAACCAGTTGCGACGGGGCGATCCGGGTCGCGAATCCATTCGCTCCAGGATCCCGGATACAACCGGCCGCCGGGCAACCCCGCGTGTTCGAGCGCGAGCAGGTTGTGGCAGGCCGTCACCCCCGAGCCGCACATGGCAATCACCGCGGTCGGTGGCTGCGAGCCGAGCACCGTCAGCCAGCGCTGGCGGAGCGTATCGACGGCAAGAAACTTCCCGTCGACGCCGAGATTGTTCAGGAACGGCAGATTCCTTGCGCCGGGCACGTGCCCCGCGACTGGATCGATCGTCTCGCTGCGGCCGGCGAAGCGCTCGGAACCGCGCGCATCGACCAGCAGAGTCTGCGGGCGCTGTCGCAGCTCGTTCACCTGCGCGCTGCTGACCCAGGCATCCTGATTCACGGCCAGCGGCAATGACCGCGGCGTCGGCTGCCGCACTCCGGTCCCGAGCGGCAGCGAGCCGGCGCGCCACGCGGCCATCCCGCCGTCGAGCACCGCGACGGCGCGAAATCCGATCCAGCGCAACAGCCACCACAGGCGCGCCGCATAAGCGCCGTTTCCCTGATCGTAGGCAACGACTTGTGAGCCGGCTCCGACGCCGAGTGCCGCCATGCGCTTCGCAAAGGTGTCGGGATCGGGCAGCGGATGCCGGCCGCTGACAGGCGTGATCGGGCTCGAAAGATCCCGATCCAGATGCAGGTAGATCGCACCTGGAACATGCGCATTCGCATATTCGGTCTCGCCCCAGTGCACGTTGCCGAGGTCGAAGCGGCAATCGAACAGCACCAGATCGTTGCGATCGAGTTGCGTGGCGAGCGTCGCGGCGTCGATGAGAGTGGTGTAATGGTGCATGCCGCATTTTACAATCACGCGCAACGATGGCCATTGACGTTTATTGGGGAAGCGGCAGTCCTTATTCGTGGCGGGTATTACTCGCGCTCGAACACAAGGAGCTGGCTTACCACAGCCACCTGCTGCAGCTCGCCCTGCAGGAGCAGAAGTCGCCGCACATGCTGGCGATGAATCCGCGCGGGCGCGTCCCGATTCTCAAGGATGGCGACTACGTGGTGTTCGAGTCGCTCGCGGTGCTTTACTACCTCGAGCGCAAATATCCGGCGAAGCCGTTGTTCGGCGATTCTCCGGAAGAGGGCGCCGTCATCATGCGGGTGTGTTGCGAATATCAGGCCTATATCGAGCCGCACCTGATGCGCATCGTGCGCGCGCTGCTGTTTCGCCAGGGCGACCCGCACTCGGACGAGAGCACGTATGCGATGCACGTGATTGCCGGCGAAGCGCGCACCATCGAAGGCCGCCTGTCGAAAGGTCCGTGGATCGTGGGCGACCGGCCCGGCGCGTCGGACTACATGATTTATCCCGGTATCAAATTGTTGTTACGCGCGCTCGCGCGACCCGAGGCGCGCGAGTTGTCGTCGCGTTTCATGCCCGTCGACGCCAACTATCCGGCGCTCGGCCGCTGGCTGCAGCGTGTCGAGGCGTTGCCAGGATTCGAGCGCACATTTCCGCCGCACTGGCGCGACGCTTCCTGACAAACCGCCATTGGTGGTAACGCCGGATGAGGGTTGATACCCTCACGCCCTGTTTTGAATGGGGCGAATGTAATGGCCGACAAAGTTCACATCGAGTTTCCGGGGCGCATCGTCTTCATCGGCTTTGGCAGCATTGGCCAGGGCACGTTGCCGCTCGTCCTGCGGCACATCGGAATCCCGAAAGAACGCGTCACGATCATCACCGGCGACGACCGCGGCCGCAAAGTCGCCGAATCGTACGGCGTGAAATTCGTGGTGTTGCCGCTGACGCGCGACAACTTCCGCCGCGAGCTCGATCAGTACATCGGCCGCGGCGATTTCGTGTTGAACGTGTCCGTGGACGTCTCGTCGATCGCGCTGATCAAGTTCTGCTGGTCGAAGGGTGCGATGTACCTCGACACCTGCATCGAGCCGTGGCCGGGCGGTTATACCGACGCCACCATTCCGCACGCCAAGCGCACCAACTACGCGCTGCGCGAAGAAGCGCTGGCACTGCGCGCGCAGAACCCGCGCTCGCCCACCGCGGTCATCACGCACGGCGCCAACCCGGGTCTGGTGTCGCACTTCGTCAAGGTGGCGCTGCTCAACGTCGCCGGCGATACGGGTGTCGATGCGGGTTCGCCCAAGACGCGCGACGACTGGGGCCAGCTGGCGCGCAAGCTCGGCGTCAAGGTCATCCACATCGCCGAGCGCGACACGCAGCTTTCGTCGAAGCCGAAAGAGTTCAACGAGTTCGTCAACACCTGGTCGGTGGACGGCTTCGTCAGCGAAGGGCAGCAGCCCTCCGAGCTCGGCTGGGGCACCCACGAGAAGAACTTCCCGCGCGACGGCAAGCGGTACGATTTCGGTGGCGGCTCCTCTATCTACCTGATGCAGCCGGGCGCGGCGACGAAGGTGCGCACTTGGACGCCGAAGGCCGGGCATTTCCACGGCTTCCTCATCACCCACGGCGAGGCGATTTCCATCGCCGACTACCTGTCGGTGCGGCAGAGCTCGGAAGTGGTGTATCGCCCCACCTGCCACTACGCCTATCACCCGAGCGACTCCGCGATCGTTTCGCTGCACGAGTTCGCCGGCCGCAACTGGCACCTGCAGGACCGCCAGCGCATCCTGCTGGACGAAATCACCGGCGGCATCGACGAGCTCGGCGTGCTGCTCGCGGGTCACAAGAAGAATGCCTACTGGTACGGTTCGCAGCTGTCGATCGAAGAAGCGCGCAAGCTCGCTCCGCACAACAACGCCACCAGCCTGCAGGTCACCGTCTCGTGCCTGTCGGGAATGATCTGGGCGATGGAGAACCCGAACGCGGGGCTCGTCGAGCCGGACGAGATCGACTACGTGCGCAATCTCGAGATCGCCAGGCCCTATCTCGGCACGCTCACCGGCGCCTACACCGACTGGACACCGCTGCACGATCGCGAGCGGCTGTTCCCGGAAGATCTCGACAAGACCGATCCCTGGCAGTTCAAGAACGTCCGGGTCTGAGGCGCGCCGCGGCTCAGGCGGAGTCCGCCGCGCAGAACCGCCCCGTCTGGAAGAACATCTCGCCGAACAGCGGGTGTATGACCGCGAGCGTGAAGCGGAACCAGCCGTTCCCCAGGTCGATGTGCTCGACGTGGGTGACGCCGGGAGAAAAAAACGCCGGCAGCGGCAAGCGCACCCCGCCGCCCAGATCGAAGTAGTAAGAGCGGCTGACGAAGTGCAGCACGCCGCCGGCCTCGTGGACCGCCAGCGGCATACACAGGCGCGCCGGCAGTCTTTCGATGAGACGGCCGTCTTCCGTGACGACCTTCGTGGATCGCACCAGGTCCATGCCGCCATCGGCCCAGTGATACTCGCGATTCCAGTCCACGCCGCCCGCGTGCGGCTGCACGAGCACGCGCGCCGCGACGTTCTGCCCGCCGCGTGGCGTCACGGGCGTGCCGAACAACGTGCCCAGCCACGCAAATACCCGGCCCAGCAGGCTGGCGCGCACGACCTCGAATGCGCCGGCATACGTGGCGCTGCCCGCGGTCGCCGCGAAACGTTCGCGCACCGCTTCGGGCAGCCGGTTCCAAGCCTCGCTTCCGAGCACGTCGCGCAGGCCGTGCCGCCTGCCCGCGCTGGCGCGCGTGTCGGCGAGTGCTCGCGGCAGTGCCCGGGTGTCGGTCATGGCCGTTCCTTCAGTCTCCCAGCAACTTCGAGATGCGCTCGCCCATGCGCATCATCTTGAGCAGCGTCTTGCGCGGCATGCGTTTCATCGCGTCGAACCAGCGGGTCACGGTCTCGAGGAATTCGAGCTGTGTCACGATGCGGTCGCGGACCGCGGCGGGCGTTTCCTGGTCGTTCTTGAGCTGCGCCGCGCATTCGCGCAACGCCGCCAGCGTCGGGTCGATCTCGCGCTTCTTGCGGCCATCCATGATCGCGCGGATCACTTCCCAGGTGTCCTGCTGCGCGCCGAAGAAGTCGCGCCGGTCGCCGAGCACATGCGTGACGTGTACCAGGTCCCACGCCAGCAGCTCCTTCAAACCGTTGCTGATGTTGGAGCGCGCGATGCCGAGCGTCTCGCCGATCTCGTCGGCGTTCAGCGGCTTCTCGGATAGATAGAGCAGGGCGTGGATCTGCGCGACGGAGCGGTTCATGCCCCAGCGGCTGCCCATCTCGCCCCAGTGGACGATGTAGCGCTGCATGGTTTCGGTGAGCTGCATATTGTTTAGTCTGTTATTTCTGTCTTGACAGAAATTATAGGCCCGTCGAATATCCGAGCCAAGCCCGACCAGACAATTTCATGAACGATCCGCAACCGATTGAGATTCCACCACTCCCGCCCTGGCCGGAAACCCGGCAGCCGCCGTTCAGCCGCTGGTGGCCGGTGGGTTGGGGCGCCCTCGCCGGGCTCGCGCTGCGCCTGTTGTTCTGGGGCAAGCCCGAAACCGCCTACGCGGCGATGCTCGACTCTTTCATCCTGGGCTCGCCGGCGCTGGTGGGTGCCGTCACCGTGTACATGGCCGAGCGCCAGTTTCGCCGTTCGTGGACTTACTACGCCGTTGCCCCGGCGATCGCGACCCTCTGTTACGTCGTCGGCTCGCTTCTCATCCTCATAGAAGGATGGATCTGCGCCATCGTCATCCTGCCGTTGTTTGCCGTCGTCGGCGCCTTGTCCGGGCTCCTGATGGGCGTCGTCTGCCGGCTCACCAACTGGCCGCGTCCGGCGATCGTCAGCAGCATCGCGATCCTGCCGCTCATCACCGGCGCCTTCGAACACCGCCTGCCGCTGCCGAATCTCGAGCGCGAGCAGCGCCGTTCGGTGTACGTCGCCGCGCCGGCCGCGGACGTCTGGCGGCAACTGATCGACGCCCGCGACATCCGGCCCGAAGAAGTGGACAACGCCTGGATGTACCGCATCGGCGTGCCGCTGCCGGCATCGGGCGCGGCCGATGTCCGCGGTGGCGAACACCTGCGGCACATCGTGATGGGCAAGGGCATCCACTTCGACCAGGTCGCGAGCGAGTGGCGCGAAAACCAGTCGGTGACCTGGCACTACCGGTTCGCGCCCGATTCATTTCCGCCGCATGCGCTCGACGATCATGTACGAGTCGGTGGCCACTATTTCGATGTGGGCGCGACCACCTATTCGCTGCGCGCCCGAGCGGCGCCGGCACGATGCTCGAAGTGAGCATGAATTACCGGGTCAGCACGCGATTCAACTGGTATGCGGGGCCGGTGGCCGATCTGCTGATCGGCAATTTCGAAGAGAACATCCTGCGTTTCTACGCGCGGCGCGCGGAAGCTTACAAACCGGTTTCGTAGCGGATGGCGATGATGGTGAGTTCGCGCGCGCCGCCCGGCAGCTCGAGTTTCACCTCGTCGTCGAGGCCC
This sequence is a window from Pseudomonadota bacterium. Protein-coding genes within it:
- the speA gene encoding biosynthetic arginine decarboxylase, with product MAADPNPLSSPDAPGRRERSIAWSVDDSAELYQVNAWGKGYFCVNPAGHLVVRPDMDEAREIDLFDVVQGLKERELTTPVVVRFSDILAHRLKHLHGAFAQAIAENDYQNKYTAVFPIKVNQQRLVVEEVYRYGQPFGFGLEVGSKPELLSVMTMTADSPERLIVCNGFKDDSYLEAVIIATKLGRTIIPVVENFSELPAILKYAEKYNVRPRIGVRVKLASEGSGKWRDSAGDKSKFGLFITEILEAVAILREKGMLDCLQLVHCHPGSQLQDIRRVKDAINELAHVYAELKLLGAGLKYIDVGGGLGVDYDGSGTNFSSSMNYTLNEYANDVVYRIANVCNTRKIEHPMIVSESGRAIAAHHSVLIFNTLGTSALDQFKVTGKEDQESGIALPQPVRDLLDAYRTVTERRVVECYHDAQTARDQVLQMFNLGLLTLEQRGLAERLYWATCAKVRDLTRKLDEVPEELEELESILSDIYFCNFSVFQSLPDSWAIDQLFPIMPIHRLTERPTRKGVLADITCDSDGKIDRFVSQRDVKRTLELHAITAQDEYYLAAFLVGAYQETLGDLHNLFGDTHVVHIRFHDDGGWWIEEVVMGDTANKVLEYMEYDVADLHPALARDCERAVREGRMSVAESQGIKRFYEGELNGYAYLE
- a CDS encoding sulfurtransferase, with amino-acid sequence MHHYTTLIDAATLATQLDRNDLVLFDCRFDLGNVHWGETEYANAHVPGAIYLHLDRDLSSPITPVSGRHPLPDPDTFAKRMAALGVGAGSQVVAYDQGNGAYAARLWWLLRWIGFRAVAVLDGGMAAWRAGSLPLGTGVRQPTPRSLPLAVNQDAWVSSAQVNELRQRPQTLLVDARGSERFAGRSETIDPVAGHVPGARNLPFLNNLGVDGKFLAVDTLRQRWLTVLGSQPPTAVIAMCGSGVTACHNLLALEHAGLPGGRLYPGSWSEWIRDPDRPVATGFY
- a CDS encoding glutathione S-transferase family protein, whose product is MAIDVYWGSGSPYSWRVLLALEHKELAYHSHLLQLALQEQKSPHMLAMNPRGRVPILKDGDYVVFESLAVLYYLERKYPAKPLFGDSPEEGAVIMRVCCEYQAYIEPHLMRIVRALLFRQGDPHSDESTYAMHVIAGEARTIEGRLSKGPWIVGDRPGASDYMIYPGIKLLLRALARPEARELSSRFMPVDANYPALGRWLQRVEALPGFERTFPPHWRDAS
- a CDS encoding saccharopine dehydrogenase C-terminal domain-containing protein is translated as MADKVHIEFPGRIVFIGFGSIGQGTLPLVLRHIGIPKERVTIITGDDRGRKVAESYGVKFVVLPLTRDNFRRELDQYIGRGDFVLNVSVDVSSIALIKFCWSKGAMYLDTCIEPWPGGYTDATIPHAKRTNYALREEALALRAQNPRSPTAVITHGANPGLVSHFVKVALLNVAGDTGVDAGSPKTRDDWGQLARKLGVKVIHIAERDTQLSSKPKEFNEFVNTWSVDGFVSEGQQPSELGWGTHEKNFPRDGKRYDFGGGSSIYLMQPGAATKVRTWTPKAGHFHGFLITHGEAISIADYLSVRQSSEVVYRPTCHYAYHPSDSAIVSLHEFAGRNWHLQDRQRILLDEITGGIDELGVLLAGHKKNAYWYGSQLSIEEARKLAPHNNATSLQVTVSCLSGMIWAMENPNAGLVEPDEIDYVRNLEIARPYLGTLTGAYTDWTPLHDRERLFPEDLDKTDPWQFKNVRV
- a CDS encoding DUF4166 domain-containing protein codes for the protein MTDTRALPRALADTRASAGRRHGLRDVLGSEAWNRLPEAVRERFAATAGSATYAGAFEVVRASLLGRVFAWLGTLFGTPVTPRGGQNVAARVLVQPHAGGVDWNREYHWADGGMDLVRSTKVVTEDGRLIERLPARLCMPLAVHEAGGVLHFVSRSYYFDLGGGVRLPLPAFFSPGVTHVEHIDLGNGWFRFTLAVIHPLFGEMFFQTGRFCAADSA
- a CDS encoding MarR family transcriptional regulator — encoded protein: MQLTETMQRYIVHWGEMGSRWGMNRSVAQIHALLYLSEKPLNADEIGETLGIARSNISNGLKELLAWDLVHVTHVLGDRRDFFGAQQDTWEVIRAIMDGRKKREIDPTLAALRECAAQLKNDQETPAAVRDRIVTQLEFLETVTRWFDAMKRMPRKTLLKMMRMGERISKLLGD
- a CDS encoding SRPBCC domain-containing protein produces the protein MNDPQPIEIPPLPPWPETRQPPFSRWWPVGWGALAGLALRLLFWGKPETAYAAMLDSFILGSPALVGAVTVYMAERQFRRSWTYYAVAPAIATLCYVVGSLLILIEGWICAIVILPLFAVVGALSGLLMGVVCRLTNWPRPAIVSSIAILPLITGAFEHRLPLPNLEREQRRSVYVAAPAADVWRQLIDARDIRPEEVDNAWMYRIGVPLPASGAADVRGGEHLRHIVMGKGIHFDQVASEWRENQSVTWHYRFAPDSFPPHALDDHVRVGGHYFDVGATTYSLRARAAPARCSK